One window from the genome of Terriglobia bacterium encodes:
- a CDS encoding Zn-dependent hydrolase has product MKPARWSRILLAAILLAALIPPLGTFAQAQAPAPAKKPLPPTAAAAARAADKCAIREIVRGDVIGQVAKFKMVSMPFSVNGLDDNERKMVYRLVDAAKLLDVIYWMQSDPKGFVLLKRIAECKQVMDQKIRRFLTINGSRYDLLEENKPFIGNDAFPPGRALYPAGLTREQIEAYVAKHPEKKAQIYSPYTVIKRQGAELIAVPYHVEYRQWLVPAAAALREAAGLSPDKAFANFLRLRADALLTDDYYKSDLAWLDLDNPKFDIIFAPYETYLDGVLGVKTSYGAAIMVRNEAESARRATFMKYVPEIQDALPLAPEDRPSMQGHKEPMEVMDTPFRAGDLRHGYQAVADNLPNDARIHQEKGSKKIFFKNFMDARVNYVVLPIGKLLLREDQAAQASMDGYLAAVIMHEICHALGPAYARTSAGRAEIRASLGPVFSAVEEAKADMVGLFALNWLMEKGVFPRERAPEVYASHVAGIFRTVRFGVAEAHGRAEMMEFNFLFEQGTITYNTKIGKYEIDYGKMPAAIAALAKELLEIEATGDRNRAEQWFNKYGSMPPGLKSALGNSKDVPVDIDPVSAFPEQIQ; this is encoded by the coding sequence ATGAAACCAGCCCGTTGGTCACGGATTCTGCTTGCTGCGATTCTCCTTGCTGCGCTCATTCCGCCGCTAGGCACTTTCGCTCAAGCTCAGGCTCCGGCTCCCGCAAAGAAGCCTCTGCCGCCCACGGCTGCCGCCGCGGCCAGGGCCGCCGATAAATGCGCCATCCGCGAGATCGTTCGCGGGGACGTGATCGGCCAGGTGGCCAAGTTCAAGATGGTCTCCATGCCCTTCAGCGTGAACGGGCTGGATGATAACGAGCGCAAGATGGTCTATCGCCTGGTGGACGCGGCCAAACTCCTGGACGTGATCTACTGGATGCAAAGCGACCCCAAAGGCTTCGTGCTGCTCAAGCGCATCGCCGAGTGCAAACAGGTGATGGACCAGAAGATCCGCCGCTTCCTCACCATCAACGGCAGCCGCTACGACCTGCTGGAAGAGAACAAACCGTTTATCGGAAACGATGCCTTTCCGCCGGGGCGCGCGCTTTATCCCGCGGGACTCACGCGCGAGCAGATTGAAGCTTACGTCGCCAAACATCCGGAGAAAAAAGCCCAGATTTACAGTCCTTATACGGTCATCAAGCGGCAGGGCGCCGAGCTGATTGCTGTTCCGTATCACGTGGAATATCGCCAATGGCTGGTTCCGGCGGCGGCGGCCCTGCGGGAAGCTGCTGGGCTCAGCCCGGACAAGGCCTTCGCCAACTTCCTGCGTCTGCGCGCCGACGCGCTGCTGACTGACGACTACTACAAGAGCGACCTGGCGTGGCTGGACCTGGACAATCCCAAGTTCGACATTATTTTTGCTCCCTACGAAACTTATCTCGACGGCGTGTTGGGCGTGAAAACTTCTTACGGCGCTGCCATCATGGTGCGCAATGAAGCTGAGAGCGCGCGCCGGGCGACCTTCATGAAGTACGTCCCTGAGATCCAGGACGCGCTGCCCCTCGCTCCGGAAGACCGCCCGTCGATGCAGGGCCACAAAGAACCCATGGAAGTGATGGATACGCCCTTCCGCGCCGGCGACCTGCGCCACGGCTACCAGGCGGTGGCCGACAATCTTCCTAATGACGCGCGCATCCACCAGGAAAAGGGCTCAAAGAAGATTTTCTTCAAGAACTTTATGGACGCGCGCGTGAATTACGTTGTGCTGCCCATCGGCAAGCTGTTGTTGCGTGAAGACCAGGCTGCGCAGGCTTCCATGGACGGCTACCTGGCCGCGGTGATCATGCATGAAATCTGCCACGCGCTGGGTCCGGCCTATGCCCGCACCAGCGCCGGCCGCGCGGAGATCCGCGCATCATTGGGGCCGGTGTTCAGCGCTGTGGAAGAGGCAAAGGCGGACATGGTCGGCCTGTTCGCGCTGAACTGGCTGATGGAGAAAGGCGTGTTCCCCCGCGAGCGCGCGCCGGAAGTTTACGCGTCGCACGTTGCCGGGATCTTCCGCACGGTGCGCTTCGGCGTGGCGGAAGCCCATGGACGCGCCGAGATGATGGAGTTCAACTTTCTCTTTGAGCAGGGCACCATTACCTACAACACGAAGATCGGAAAATACGAGATTGATTACGGCAAAATGCCCGCGGCCATCGCCGCGCTGGCCAAGGAGCTGCTGGAAATTGAGGCCACCGGGGACAGGAATCGAGCTGAGCAATGGTTCAACAAGTACGGTTCCATGCCGCCTGGGTTAAAATCGGCGCTGGGGAACAGTAAAGACGTGCCGGTGGACATTGATCCAGTCAGCGCTTTCCCCGAGCAGATTCAATGA
- a CDS encoding PilZ domain-containing protein, with translation MIKQMPDTKTEERRRFERIEITPQAQILVLDSSDKKVGELRQLARGGFSMKTDKTYAKDGKTHQFTIHEPGEGIRVPVKGKVRFAERGHTGFEFVDLGPDAAVDVGIIIGKYYEPAKE, from the coding sequence ATGATCAAGCAAATGCCAGACACCAAGACCGAAGAAAGACGCCGTTTTGAGCGCATTGAGATCACGCCCCAGGCCCAAATCCTGGTGCTGGATTCGAGTGACAAGAAGGTCGGCGAGCTGCGCCAGTTGGCCCGCGGGGGCTTTTCCATGAAGACGGACAAGACCTACGCCAAAGACGGCAAGACCCACCAGTTTACGATCCATGAACCGGGCGAAGGTATCCGCGTTCCGGTGAAGGGGAAGGTCCGCTTCGCCGAACGCGGCCACACCGGCTTTGAGTTCGTTGACTTGGGCCCCGACGCCGCGGTGGACGTGGGCATCATCATCGGAAAGTATTACGAGCCGGCGAAAGAATAG
- a CDS encoding ankyrin repeat domain-containing protein: MVKEFVMAAHVNLDKTKSMLASEPGLVNATWDWGGGDFEQAIGGAGHMGRKDIADFLISQGARMDIFVAAMLGDLDLVKAYLKAQPAQIHARGPHGIPLLVHAQMGAKNGVKEAAEVIQFLQSLPA, translated from the coding sequence ATGGTCAAGGAATTTGTGATGGCCGCGCATGTGAACCTGGATAAGACCAAATCCATGCTGGCCTCTGAACCCGGCCTGGTGAACGCCACATGGGACTGGGGCGGAGGTGATTTTGAGCAAGCCATCGGCGGGGCCGGTCACATGGGCCGCAAAGACATTGCCGACTTCCTCATCTCCCAAGGCGCGCGCATGGACATATTTGTGGCGGCCATGCTCGGCGACCTGGACCTGGTGAAAGCCTATTTGAAGGCCCAGCCGGCCCAGATACACGCCCGCGGGCCGCACGGCATCCCGCTGCTGGTGCACGCGCAGATGGGCGCGAAAAACGGAGTCAAAGAGGCCGCCGAGGTCATCCAGTTTCTGCAGTCGCTGCCGGCTTAA
- a CDS encoding ABC transporter permease, whose product MFNPAKRLFRGFSAVFYKETLHMRRDSMAMMLALIVPIIEMVILGAAIDTNVRQVHTAVYDQSGVMEGTQTGSSASRDLINHFINSDTFKVYKYVHSDRELNEEMVSGRARVGLKIPLDFDRKLLRGETAQVMVIVDGSDSSTAGTAVNVAGAIGLEQSLQRVLAQGGSATPSMEIRPKVMFNPDSRSPNFFLPGLIAVLMLMITVMLTAFSVVREKERGTLEQLMVTPVRPLGLMLGKIMPYFFMGLGEMLILLAFMRVVFRVPVHGSVLLLMGLTSIYLFVNLAIGMLISVRANTQAEAIQASMALMLPSIFLSGYVFPRETMPTIFHMLSNFVPATYMINIFRGIILRGAGFPQLWLDGLVLAIMGVGVLLLAARKFERMVV is encoded by the coding sequence ATGTTTAATCCTGCAAAAAGGTTGTTCCGCGGATTCTCCGCCGTCTTCTACAAAGAGACTCTGCACATGCGCCGCGACTCCATGGCCATGATGCTGGCGCTGATCGTTCCCATCATTGAGATGGTGATCCTGGGCGCGGCCATTGATACCAACGTCCGCCAGGTGCATACCGCGGTGTACGACCAGAGCGGCGTGATGGAAGGTACGCAGACCGGCAGCTCTGCCAGCCGCGACCTGATCAACCACTTCATCAACTCTGACACTTTCAAGGTGTACAAGTACGTCCACTCGGACCGCGAACTGAACGAAGAGATGGTTTCCGGGAGGGCGCGCGTCGGACTGAAAATTCCCTTGGATTTTGACCGCAAGCTGCTTCGCGGCGAAACCGCGCAGGTCATGGTGATTGTGGATGGATCGGATTCTTCCACGGCGGGCACGGCGGTAAACGTTGCCGGGGCCATCGGGCTGGAACAGTCGCTGCAGCGCGTGCTGGCACAAGGCGGGAGCGCCACTCCATCCATGGAGATCCGGCCCAAGGTGATGTTCAATCCGGATTCGCGCTCGCCCAACTTCTTTCTGCCTGGACTCATCGCCGTGCTGATGCTGATGATTACCGTAATGCTCACGGCGTTTTCCGTGGTCCGCGAAAAAGAGCGCGGCACACTGGAGCAGTTGATGGTCACGCCCGTCCGTCCGCTGGGCCTGATGCTGGGCAAGATCATGCCGTACTTTTTTATGGGGCTGGGCGAGATGCTGATTCTTCTGGCCTTCATGCGCGTGGTCTTTCGCGTGCCCGTGCACGGCAGCGTGCTGCTGCTGATGGGCCTTACGTCTATTTACTTGTTTGTGAATCTGGCCATCGGCATGCTGATCAGCGTCCGCGCCAACACTCAGGCTGAAGCCATTCAGGCTTCCATGGCGCTCATGCTGCCCAGCATCTTTCTTTCCGGCTACGTGTTCCCGCGAGAGACTATGCCGACCATCTTCCATATGCTCAGCAATTTTGTTCCGGCCACTTACATGATCAACATTTTTCGCGGGATCATCCTGCGCGGCGCCGGCTTTCCCCAGCTCTGGCTGGACGGCTTGGTCCTGGCGATCATGGGCGTAGGCGTGCTCCTGCTGGCGGCAAGAAAGTTCGAGCGGATGGTGGTGTGA
- a CDS encoding ABC transporter ATP-binding protein, which produces MSPASSAIVAHNLTRKFGDFTAVDQASITVERGEVFGFLGPNGSGKTTMIKMLTGILPITAGEATVAGIDVRQDPEGVRQNIGYMSQRFSLYDDLTVAENLRFYGRIYGLKGQDLEDKINQTIERNALQPYLGRLAARLSGGWKQRLALGCAMLHDPTIMFLDEPTAGIDPVARRKLWDLLFELSGHGITFFVTTHYMDEAERCSHLAYIYFGQIIADGTPDQLRELPEASPAGTRRFEIDTAQVTSALRKARELPYLKSATIFGRSIHALVDESVSQQQLERDLRAHGVEPQEVRPLMPTLEDVFVELTYKRQTQEAANV; this is translated from the coding sequence ATGAGCCCCGCCAGCTCAGCTATCGTCGCGCATAACCTGACGCGCAAGTTCGGCGACTTTACCGCTGTTGATCAAGCCAGCATCACCGTTGAGCGTGGCGAAGTCTTTGGCTTCCTCGGGCCCAACGGCAGCGGCAAAACCACCATGATCAAAATGCTCACCGGCATCCTGCCCATCACCGCCGGCGAAGCCACGGTGGCCGGCATTGATGTGCGCCAGGACCCGGAGGGCGTGCGCCAGAACATCGGCTACATGAGCCAGCGCTTCAGTTTGTATGACGACCTCACGGTCGCAGAGAACCTCCGCTTTTACGGCCGCATTTACGGCCTGAAAGGCCAGGACCTGGAAGACAAAATTAATCAGACCATCGAGCGCAACGCGCTGCAACCGTATTTGGGACGGCTGGCGGCGCGGCTTTCCGGCGGATGGAAACAGCGCCTGGCGCTGGGCTGCGCCATGCTCCACGACCCCACCATCATGTTCCTGGACGAACCCACCGCGGGCATTGATCCCGTGGCGCGCCGAAAATTGTGGGACCTGTTGTTTGAACTCTCCGGCCACGGCATTACTTTCTTTGTCACCACACATTACATGGATGAAGCCGAGCGCTGCAGCCATCTGGCGTACATCTATTTCGGCCAGATCATCGCCGACGGCACGCCCGACCAGTTGCGCGAGCTTCCAGAAGCCTCGCCCGCCGGAACGCGGCGGTTTGAGATTGACACCGCGCAGGTCACGTCCGCTTTGCGCAAGGCGCGCGAGCTGCCGTATCTCAAGAGCGCCACCATCTTTGGACGCAGCATACACGCGCTGGTGGACGAAAGCGTGAGCCAGCAGCAATTGGAGCGCGACCTGCGCGCGCACGGCGTGGAGCCACAGGAAGTCCGCCCGCTTATGCCGACCCTGGAAGACGTGTTCGTCGAACTGACCTACAAGCGCCAGACGCAGGAGGCGGCGAATGTTTAA
- a CDS encoding HlyD family efflux transporter periplasmic adaptor subunit yields the protein MKRGILILTGIVALGVAGGFSYSWWRSSSSAITASGTLEARNITVGSKVGGRVTKVLVREGDRVEPNQLLITFDDAELAAQLVQSRGRLEQARAALLKLEHGSRPEEIAQARAATATDEHAPGYRVEEISQLEQDLQRAKADARNAEQTYQRTSSLADQGILSPQSRDDAQARLDQARAQVRSLENAVTAARAHLREAQAQKDLIERGPRREDIAAARADVVRAQGELAQAEARWAEREVRAPAAAMVEVLDLRPGDLVTANAPVAKLLEANQLYAMVYVPQNDVGRVRVGQQAEVRVDAFGKRAFNATVEQIRQQAEFLPRNVQTADERQHQVFGVKLRVENPSNELRAGVQADVVFLEAK from the coding sequence ATGAAACGCGGAATCCTGATTCTGACTGGCATCGTGGCTCTGGGCGTGGCCGGGGGCTTTTCTTATTCGTGGTGGCGCTCCAGTTCGTCGGCCATCACCGCGTCCGGCACGCTGGAGGCGCGCAACATCACGGTGGGATCGAAGGTGGGCGGACGGGTAACCAAAGTCCTGGTGCGCGAAGGCGACCGCGTGGAGCCCAACCAGCTCCTCATCACCTTTGACGACGCTGAGCTGGCCGCGCAGTTGGTGCAGTCCCGCGGACGCCTGGAGCAAGCCCGAGCTGCGCTGTTGAAGCTGGAGCATGGCTCGCGTCCGGAAGAAATTGCCCAAGCCCGCGCCGCCACCGCGACCGACGAGCATGCTCCCGGCTATCGCGTGGAAGAGATTTCCCAGCTCGAACAGGATTTGCAGCGCGCCAAAGCGGATGCCCGCAACGCCGAGCAGACTTACCAGCGCACCTCATCTCTCGCCGACCAGGGGATCCTCTCTCCCCAGTCGCGTGACGACGCGCAGGCCCGGCTGGACCAGGCCCGCGCGCAAGTGCGGTCGCTTGAAAACGCTGTGACTGCGGCGCGCGCGCATCTGCGCGAAGCCCAGGCGCAAAAAGATCTGATAGAACGCGGCCCACGGCGTGAAGACATTGCCGCCGCCCGTGCGGACGTGGTCCGCGCGCAAGGCGAGCTGGCGCAGGCCGAAGCTCGCTGGGCGGAGCGTGAAGTCCGCGCGCCGGCCGCGGCCATGGTGGAAGTTCTTGACCTGCGTCCGGGCGACTTGGTCACGGCCAACGCTCCTGTGGCCAAGCTGCTGGAAGCCAACCAGCTTTATGCCATGGTTTACGTTCCGCAGAATGACGTTGGCCGCGTGCGCGTAGGCCAACAGGCTGAAGTCCGCGTGGACGCCTTCGGCAAACGCGCCTTCAACGCCACCGTGGAACAGATCCGCCAGCAGGCCGAGTTCCTTCCGCGCAACGTGCAGACCGCCGACGAGCGCCAGCACCAAGTCTTCGGCGTGAAGCTCCGCGTCGAGAACCCGTCCAACGAACTCCGCGCCGGCGTGCAGGCCGATGTGGTGTTCCTGGAGGCGAAATGA
- a CDS encoding TetR/AcrR family transcriptional regulator: MSDLTNQLAHDDLSAPEPGRRERRRVETQQRILAAAMELISTRGYAEITVEDITEAADVGKGTFFNYFPAKEAVLLAIFDSVRQQFVELEAGAAKTTDIPSSVRAFAHRLLNSMVRSPKIIRNVFGLALTDPVMGERFATVLRQARQAIIALLEHGQKIGQVRTDIPAAVLGRTLQQFIFGTELLWSFTSGEDLLAWVDVTLEIFWSGAGTPSVKRTEPGNAKQSSDKRESL, from the coding sequence ATGTCGGATCTTACCAACCAACTCGCCCACGACGATCTCAGCGCACCCGAGCCGGGACGCCGCGAACGCCGTCGCGTAGAAACCCAGCAACGCATTCTCGCCGCCGCCATGGAACTGATCAGCACGCGCGGCTACGCCGAGATCACCGTGGAAGACATCACTGAAGCCGCCGACGTGGGCAAAGGCACCTTCTTTAATTACTTCCCTGCCAAGGAAGCCGTGTTGCTGGCCATCTTCGATTCGGTCCGACAGCAGTTTGTGGAGCTGGAGGCCGGCGCGGCCAAGACCACGGACATACCGTCGTCGGTGCGCGCGTTTGCTCATCGCCTGCTCAACAGCATGGTGCGCAGCCCCAAGATCATCCGCAACGTGTTTGGCCTGGCGTTGACCGACCCCGTCATGGGCGAGCGGTTTGCCACCGTGTTGCGGCAGGCGCGGCAGGCGATCATCGCCCTGCTGGAGCACGGGCAAAAAATCGGCCAGGTGCGCACGGACATCCCGGCTGCGGTGCTTGGCCGCACTTTGCAACAGTTCATCTTCGGCACCGAGCTGCTTTGGTCGTTCACTTCCGGCGAAGACCTGCTGGCCTGGGTGGACGTTACGCTGGAAATCTTCTGGAGCGGCGCGGGGACTCCGTCAGTAAAAAGAACGGAACCAGGGAACGCAAAGCAGAGTAGCGATAAGAGGGAAAGTTTATGA
- a CDS encoding L,D-transpeptidase, with translation MRRLVAIPIKTSAVAAILLAGVVYVAADVRQSVARRQERQAVSTQQSAVSQVVGKQSEREKTQDQKTQNQKAQRQQNDEVAAERQAAQFPAQKPAKKSSDGHTRQIVISIADRQLALLEDGQVVKTYPIAVGARVSPSPDGDFVIINRAKDPAYNNKSKGTIVEPGKNNPLGSRWMGLSARGYGIHGTNVPSSIGKAASHGCFRMRKQDVEDLYSRVKVGDTVVIRRQRDAMIARVFSHDSAPVVNAAVEVQVASAATPAATTAADATER, from the coding sequence ATGCGGCGGCTCGTAGCAATCCCAATCAAAACTTCAGCGGTGGCGGCGATCCTGTTAGCGGGGGTGGTTTATGTGGCAGCGGACGTCCGGCAGTCGGTAGCTCGGCGGCAGGAACGGCAAGCAGTCAGCACTCAGCAGTCAGCAGTCAGTCAGGTTGTGGGCAAGCAATCTGAGAGAGAGAAGACCCAAGACCAGAAAACCCAGAATCAGAAAGCCCAGCGTCAGCAGAATGATGAAGTGGCGGCGGAGCGGCAAGCCGCTCAGTTTCCTGCGCAGAAGCCTGCCAAGAAATCCAGCGACGGACACACCCGCCAGATCGTAATCAGCATCGCCGACCGGCAACTGGCGCTGCTGGAAGACGGCCAGGTGGTGAAGACCTACCCCATCGCCGTGGGCGCGCGCGTATCACCCAGCCCGGACGGCGACTTCGTGATCATCAATCGCGCCAAAGATCCCGCGTACAACAACAAAAGCAAAGGCACCATCGTGGAGCCGGGAAAGAACAATCCGCTGGGCTCGCGCTGGATGGGACTGAGCGCCCGCGGGTACGGCATCCACGGGACCAACGTTCCCAGCTCCATCGGCAAGGCAGCTTCGCACGGCTGCTTCCGCATGCGCAAGCAAGACGTGGAGGACCTCTACAGCCGGGTGAAGGTGGGCGACACGGTCGTCATCCGTCGGCAACGCGACGCGATGATCGCCCGCGTCTTCTCGCACGACTCGGCTCCGGTGGTAAACGCTGCCGTTGAGGTCCAGGTGGCTTCCGCGGCAACGCCGGCAGCGACCACGGCAGCGGATGCGACGGAGCGGTAA